The region AAAATAAAAATACCATTATAATAACGGGAGACGCCACGGGTAAAAAGAGGGGGACGCGAAGTTACTTTTCGGATTACGAAATAATCAGGGACGAGTTCGCAAAAGCCGGGATTAATTTTTATTTTAACGTGCCGAACGAAAACCCACCGGTACGTGACAGAGTTAATTTTGTTAACAAATTATTCGAGCAAAACTTGTTTTATATTTCCGAGAACTGCTTGAAGAGTATAAGGGATAGAGAGCTTGTAACGTGGAAGCAGAGCGGCGAAGGGTTTATTATAGATAAAAGCAAAAAAGATTTAACCCATTTAAGTGATGCGGCTGACTATGGATTGTACAACAATCAAATTGTGCTGTCGCCTGATTCGGAAGAGACGGGCTTCTATTTGGAATACCGACATAGATAATAGTTGCTATTTTGTTTTGTTTTTTCTGGGCGCAAAGAGCGGCTTATTTTTATTTTCCTTAGAGTATGTTTGCTCAATGGTTCTGAAAGTATGGTTACACTTAGGACAAAAGCGTATGCGGACTTTTGAGTTGTAAATAAACGAGGTCTTAGCTACTCCCGTCTTACTGTTTTTACAAAACGGACATCGCATTATTCGTCTCCATTGTTTGATACTATATCGTTAGGAATATCGGCGATTTGTTTTTGGCGTAAGCTTAACGACCAGTGCTGCATTAGCGATGCTAACTTACGCACGTCGGGATTTTTAGCTTTGGAAACCCCGACATCGCAAAGCTCCGAAAATAATGGGTGGGTAAAAACCTTCATCAATTGGTCTTCAATATTAATTGTAGAAAAAATTACATCAGCCAACGGGCTTTTTAGTTTTCCGGAATATACTTTGCTTATATAGCTTTTTGAAACACCGATTAATTTTGCAGCGTCTGATTGTTTCATTTACTTTCCCTTATAAATATAAAATAATTACTATGCCTGTGAGCGTGCCTATTACCGCTGCTATTATGAATGATAGTGTGTTAATTTTAAACCTGCCAAAAGCGGACGGGACGATTAACCTGATGACTCCGAGAACCGACCAGTTCAACCAGGTAATAGGATAATCCTTTGGAGGGAATGGATATTTGCCCAGAAGATAGTATAAAACATCGCATGCGGTAAACCACCAGGCTATGAGGCATGCGGCAGCGGTTTGCCAGCCAAACAATACATAGATTAGAGCAGTAAATATTATCTGGAAACTGGTTTGAACAATCCGGTAAGCAATGCGAGGAACACCATCTCTGAAATCGAGGGTGTGCTTGAAGCCCAATAAATCGAAAGCGGTGAAGCCGATAAGGAAGGATGTGAAAGCAAGATAATTTATTTTGTATGCAGCCGCCGGAATAAATAATATTCCGGCAAAAAGGATTGCTATAAGAGAGAAATCCTTTTTTAATAGAAGTATCGTATTTCTATAATTACTCATAGGGGTTTCCTTTTAAGGTTTGATTTTTATAATTATTATGAGAAAAATTCCAAGGACAACAACAACAATAAAGAGATATACCCAGGGCGGTGTTTTGTAAATAATTTTATCTATAGTTTTAGTCTTGACGGTGTCGAGGTATTTTAAAACTAATACAGTGTCGCCCCGCAGGATATGGACATCCCACCTATTTTGTGAGAGCTGGTATTTTATTTTCATGTGAGCGTTGCTGATAGCTGTATCGAGCGATGCTTTTATATCAAGTATACGGTCGATTGAATCGCGTAAGATTTCAAGTTGACCGCTTTGCGTGTCGATTATTATTGGCTCCGATATAATACGGATTGTATCGGTTTTCTCTATTATCGTTATTGTTTCTTGCAAACTTGGATTACATCCGATATACAGGACACAAATAATAACCAATATTTGGATAATCCATTCGCTAATTCTGTCAAATTTCGATTGTTCCACAATTAATCTCCTTCTTTTGTTTTCCATAAGTTTACTTCACGTTTAGTTTCATCGTCGAATATTACGCCGGCTTTAACTATAAGCCCTAACTCTAACAGCTCGTTCCGGCGAGCCGTTACTCTGTTTACGGGTATATTATAATAGACCGATATTTCGCGGTCGGTTGCAAAGCCCAACTCTTTAAATGCGTTATATACCTGTTTTTGGCATCGTGGTAAGTCGTTGCATACAGCTTTGTAGCTTTCGTCCCGCTGTATAGTTCCGGTTTCAATATATTTGGGTGCGATTAAAATTTTATAATCGCGGAGGTCTTCCTTTGATGTTGCGAACAGCGGCAGACCGGCAGTTGGAAGCTGCTTGATAATTTCCCCTACGAGCCTGCCTTTTCGGTAACGAGCCATTAGATAATCGGAGTCTCGTTTACTTCATAATAAAACTGCTCAGACTGGGTGAGCTGTAGTCCGAATTTTGCCAGATCTCTGGAGTCGGGATACTGCGATTTGATTGCGTCTTTATCAAGTTCTTCTTTAACGCGGATGAAGCGTGTTAATTTTAGTTTCTTTATAATGGTGAGAACAACCTCCCAAGTGTTGCCACGCAGCGGTTGCAGTTTCGGTGTGCTTAATCGGAAGCTTACGAGCCCATAATTTAAGGCGATGGTTTTCGATTCTACGAACTCGTCACGATGTTCGCTGCAATAGAGCTCGATGTCTTTTTCGAGCGCCATAATGCTTTCGCGTGCTTCGCGTGTTTCTTCTTCGTATTTGCCTTGGATGTCGAGAATCAATTTATTCATTTGGGCTTCGCGCTTCGAGACGAATGATTTTTCGAGCCCGATAAATCTTAGGTTTTGGTCAACATCTTGAAACGATGTCAACGTTGTTTTTTGGATAGTTTTTGTTTTAGGCATTGTTTTCCTTTAAGTTAAGTTTTGTTAATTCGATTGCGTAGCAGGTATAAAGCTTCCTCATCTTCGTGAACAGTTCTGTAAGTCGCATCGTATTTTTTTGCTGGCATGTTACTTCTCCTTTATAAAACGTATTTGTATTTCTCTACCTAAAAGACCATTGTAATACTTTTCCTTTTCTTCCGTCCAGCGGCGGACGGTAGTCCACTTTACTCCCTCGGTGAATATCGTTATGACGAGTAGTTTACCTTTTGGAAGCGGATAGAATCCTCCTTCGTGTTCTGTATCATGTTTGATGAAGTCCGGGGTGAGGTCGTTGTAGTGTTTGACCTCGATGCCGCAGATGAACGACTCACAAAAAGTTGCAACGCCTGGCGGCATCTTTTTGTAACGGTGCGAAAAATTTATAGCAGGAATTCTCCGATTACTCATATATTATGTTCTTTGCGTGTTATAATTTTGTTTGCCGTGCGCATCCAGTTATTTATAAACCTTCCAAAAAGTCGTATTGGGACTCTATCCGGGTTCGATACAAGCCAAGCTTCGGCTAACAATAACTGATCGCGGAACGATTTTATTCTAGGATAAGCCCACCAGTACACTTCAAGCATTTTATCCGTTAAAACCATTTTTGGGAATATGCTACTTTGCCAGATTATTTTCTGATCTCTGTTTTTCATACTCGAATACGTTATCATCAGTGAATGATGTGGACAGGCAAAGTCCTTCAACTATTGCGGCATCCGTAAGCCGCTTGCCCAATTGATAAAATTTTTCTTGTACCGCCCATTTGTCTTTTATTGGTGATTTGATTTCTAATTTTATGATCATCATGACAGTGCCCCTGTTTTTTTCATGTATATTTCTGCTATGCCTGGAACGTTTATACAAATACTGCAAACACCTAATTTCGTTTTATTGTTTTTAAAAATCCACTCGCTTGTCCTGCTTTTCTTACAGGAACAGTGGACACAGATATATGGTTTATGATTATTTTTTTTTGTCTTCACGGGCGAACCTCAGTTACACTTGCCGGCGCAAACCGCATAGCGTCCGTTATATCGAAGCTCCACGCATGTCTGTCCGTTGATGCCCAACACGTTTAATCGAATATCCATCAGGATACTTCTCCCATTTTATTTTGGTTGCGTTTTTGAATCTTATCTAAACGTTTAATTATTTTATCAGCTTCCTTAGCCGATAAAAACGAGTATAGCTTGCGAAGTTTGTTGTTTTGAATTTCCCAGGGAGAAAGACGCTTGCGGTAATTCGGTAATGTTTCTAGTATATAGCTGAAGGTTGCTTCTAACCCCCAGTTAAATTTGTACTTGGTAATTTTGATGATGCAAGCGCGCTGGTTTGCCGTCATGCGCGCTTCGCCGATGAGTTGGTCAATCTGATTTTTGTTCTTTAAAATATTACTTGCAATATTTTTAAAGTTGATATATACGGCGAGTGCGTCGGCGTCGGAAAGGTCTTTTGTTGATACGACGCCGAATACCTTCAGCTCGGCATCCAGCACCGTATCGTCTCCGCAGATAAGAGCGCTGAGTGCGTGCAGTTTAGAGTTTAAAAAGTGGCGGTATGTTTGGAAACCTCGGTACATAGTTTAACCAATTATTCTCCGATTTGTTTAATTTTTTTAAGCTCTTCGCGGATGTCGAATCCAAGTTTATTTGCAATTTTAAGCATACCGTTTATTTCTGTAGAGAGCAGGTCGCACATTTGGTGACAGTTCTTTGCTTCTTTTTTTGCCTCTGCAGCTTGGCGATATTCTTTACTCGAACGAATCCTCTGGTAGTTAACGCGTGCAACCTCTTTAACTCGTTTCTCGTTTGTATAGAAATCGTTCATCTGGATTATGTTCTCCTGGATTACTGAGAGAATGAGCTGCTTCTGTTTGCGTTCTGGCAGGCGCTCGAAATTTTTCGGCAGCTCTATAAGAGCGCCGTCGCTACCGACCATAGTTTGTACTTGTGTAATGTTTGACATAGTTAGATCTCCTTCTTAATTTTTGCTAATTATTACGCCGTTAATTATTTCGTTCTTTGGTATCTGTACTATTAAAAGGTTTTTAATCTGCCTCTCGTGCAGTTCTTTCTCTTTTTGACAAGAATACCTGTTTATTTTTTCCGGGCACCCCGTTGATTCTATCATTGTTTATTATCCTTTATAGTATATGTACCACCGCCATCTTTGGAATATCCATCGTTTGCTACACCTCCAAGCGTGGACACATCTTTCCTTTCATTTCGTTTTTTAACCAGACGTTATACTTCGAATGTTAGTTTGACTGTATCAGTTTCTCCGGACGACAGGGCGGGCTGTATTTGTTCTACCAATACCGGCAACTGCGTTAATTTTTCTTTTATATCTGCCTCAAGCTGCTTCTTTATTAGTTCACGTTTTCTAATAATTTCTCCGTCGGGCGCAATGTTCGGGACCAGGGCTTTTGAGAATTCTTCGGAGTTCATTTCCATCTCTGCGAGCTTTGCCTCGGCAATAACTTTTACGTGCTTGTTTATTTCTTTACGGTTATTGTTCACCTGATGGTGCTTATCGGCTTGCATCCTGGTGTTACAGAGAGTTGCAATGTAACTGCCGCTCTCGTAGATTTCTCCGGTTGCCCGGTCGAACATTTGCTCGAACGCGTAGAGGTCAACCTCGGATGGCTCTGATGGGTTGTAAACAACACGAAACTTGTGTCCGTTAAAAGACACAGGCAGAGATAATGCGGGCAGGTATTGTTCGCCGCGGAATATGAGCCGGTGGTTGTACACTTTTATATCCTCGCAGCTCATGGCATAACGGATTGTTTGCATAGATATATCATGCTTGATATAGCCGGTCCAGTTGCGGTTGAAATAATCAAGAATATTCACCTTTTCCTTTTTGCCCTTTACGACGCGTGTGCGAGGGCGTGTAAGATAAAATCCCTGAATATAATTTTCGAATGATTTTTGATAATCCTGTAAAAATATGTTGCACTCTTCGGGCGAAAGTTTTTGAGTTGTGTGGCGGCTCTCTTTTTCCTTATCGGGACCTACAAAGTTGGTGAAGAACCCGTCAAGTTCGGATTTGAAAAAGCCGAAACACCTTTCGATAGTAGCTTTATCTGTCGGGGTGTAGGGCTTGGAAAATTTAAGCGCGTGATCGTTGGTGTTGAGATAAAGTTTTTTAACAAATTCCTTGAAATCATCGCCGCGGCAAATACCGTTATCCACTAAAAACTTTTTGCGCGGTAACCCGAATTGAGCAACTACCGGCACGAGAGAGTTTATAATATCCTGTGCCGTGAAATCGCCAACCTTAACGATCCATCCGAGAGGATTCATAGTGCGCGCCTCAGCCCAAAACCATATCTGAACTTTCTTCTGAACGTAATCGCGCTTTGTATCGTCCCAGACAAACACTGAGGCAACATCGGCTTTGTGGTCGTCACCGACTATATAATCCATAAAACCGACATCGTCCGTAAACGCGCCGATAACTGTAGGCAGTTGTTTCATAAACAAGTTATAGTGGTTGAAATACTGGTGCAGTGTTGGGTAGCCCGATTGTTTAAAATCTAAACCAAGCTGACGGTAAAGGGTTGAGCGCGGGACTGCGGCAAGCTCGTAGTACTCTTCGTTATTGCGGGCGAAGTGCTGGACAAGGTCAACGACGAGCGAAAGATTTATATTGGCGTTTTTAAAGTAGATGTATGACGCCAGCGCGCGTGCTTTATCGAACATTTTGGAGAGCAGAGCATTTTTAACGGCGAACTTATCGCTGCGGGTTTTGCGAGCTAATGCAGTATGCCCATGCAGCGATATTTTTTTGAGTTTACGGTAAACCGATTTATGGTCGTAGCCGCGCAGCTCCACACCGAGCAGCTGCCAGCGTTCGGCTTTGTGCTGTATGAATTTAATTGTGGCGGCTTTGCCCTCAAGCGTTCTTGCAACGGCTAATATCAAATCATCCAATTCCGATTTGATACTTTCTACAAGTACGGCGCGCTGATCGGCGTTGAGTGTTATGGTTTTAGCTTCGTCCGGCTCTATAATGTACGTGCGGTTGTTTATGTTTAGAGAGTACAGCTCACCGCGGTTGATCTTTTCGTAAATCCAAGCACGACCGAACTTTGAATTTTTAATATAGTCTTGTATAGGAGTCATAGTTTTGTTTTTTGGTTTTAAATTAATCCACCTTCAAGCTTTTGTGTATAATTTTTTTAATCTTTTCGAGCATCTCTGGGTTCTTGCGTTTGCCGAGGATGAGCATAGAGATGTAGTTGCGTGTAACGCCAAGCTTGTGGGCAATCTGTGCCCGGTTCGGGATGCGTTGATATAGGTCAATTGTTTTATTCTTCATATCTTTCTATATTTAGGTTGCAATGTGAACAGGTGTAATGTAACCAATTGAAAATATTTTATGATGTCCTCTATAGGTGATAGAATAAGGCAATTTGGGTTAAAAAAATATGGTAGCATTAATGCTTTTTCTGAAGCTATGGGTGTGACGGCTTCAAACCTTCAACAGTATTTAGCAGACAGAAGGCAACCAGGGACCCCTGTACTGCTAAAATTGAAGCAATTAGGTTGCGACATCAATTGGTTATTGGATGAGTGTGATGGCAAGCCGCCGCCGCGTGAAGCGGAAAGAGAAGATAAAGTAAAGCAGCTTGAGGAGGAGAATAGATGCCTACGCGACGAACTTAGCCAAGTATTACTCCATGCTCAAGCTA is a window of Bacteroidota bacterium DNA encoding:
- a CDS encoding helix-turn-helix transcriptional regulator, whose protein sequence is MKQSDAAKLIGVSKSYISKVYSGKLKSPLADVIFSTINIEDQLMKVFTHPLFSELCDVGVSKAKNPDVRKLASLMQHWSLSLRQKQIADIPNDIVSNNGDE
- a CDS encoding host-nuclease inhibitor Gam family protein translates to MPKTKTIQKTTLTSFQDVDQNLRFIGLEKSFVSKREAQMNKLILDIQGKYEEETREARESIMALEKDIELYCSEHRDEFVESKTIALNYGLVSFRLSTPKLQPLRGNTWEVVLTIIKKLKLTRFIRVKEELDKDAIKSQYPDSRDLAKFGLQLTQSEQFYYEVNETPII
- a CDS encoding helix-turn-helix transcriptional regulator; the encoded protein is MKNKTIDLYQRIPNRAQIAHKLGVTRNYISMLILGKRKNPEMLEKIKKIIHKSLKVD
- a CDS encoding helix-turn-helix transcriptional regulator, whose protein sequence is MMSSIGDRIRQFGLKKYGSINAFSEAMGVTASNLQQYLADRRQPGTPVLLKLKQLGCDINWLLDECDGKPPPREAEREDKVKQLEEENRCLRDELSQVLLHAQAICNLEKIIDIKKGKKRHLQFDIR